The Lactuca sativa cultivar Salinas chromosome 2, Lsat_Salinas_v11, whole genome shotgun sequence genome includes a window with the following:
- the LOC111876671 gene encoding tetraspanin-5: MGLFARILLTIWLMGGTAGSIYLLGRRALEIGVRMVALHTETCLEDTVLWPTYLMTGVLVTCLLGLVGIVCCKVKFFQWLFTFLVNIGLLYVMVIVVWRLLMFGWIRKSTSAVFDDVYKEDSPLDEKYKPMLIEAMVADNVWPMVDECLTEIKFCEEDRGPEKFLDKDDDWKIENYYEFFREGCCVPPPKCARKMFELGSVSENDDCLKWANATLNKPKHVKCFDCDSCKAARMATYITNQDKVGIYLTIAGVFLFIANLFSSMGGFE; the protein is encoded by the exons atgggaTTGTTTGCACGAATATTGCTGACCATTTGGCTAATGGGTGGCACCGCCGGTTCAATATATCTGCTAGGCAGACGGGCTTTAGAAATCGGCGTACGTATGGTGGCTCTCCATACCGAAACATGTTTAGAGGACACTGTGTTATGGCCAACATATTTGATGACCGGCGTCTTGGTTACATGCCTCCTAGGCCTCGTCGGAATCGTATGTTGTAAAGTCAAATTCTTTCAATGGCTCTTTACTTTCTTGGTCAACATCGGACTTCTTTACGTCATGGTCATTGTCGTTTGGCGTTTGCTTATGTTCGGGTGGATCAGAAAATCGACATCAGCCGTTTTCGATGATGTTTATAAGGAGGATTCACCTCTAGATGAAAAATATAAGCCGATGCTTATCGAAGCCATGGTTGCCGACAACGTGTGGCCGATGGTTGATGAGTGTTTGACGGAGATTAAGTTTTGTGAAGAAGATCGTGGACCTGAAAAGTTCCTTGACAAAGACGACgactggaaaatagaaaattactACGAATTTTTCAGG GAAGGGTGTTGTGTGCCTCCGCCAAAATGTGCACGCAAAATGTTTGAGTTGGGGAGTGTAAGCGAAAACGATGATTGCTTAAAATGGGCGAATGCGACATTGAATAAACCAAAGCATGTCAAATGTTTTGATTGTGATTCGTGTAAAGCTGCCCGCATGGCGACGTATATAACAAATCAAGACAAGGTTGGTATATATTTGACTATTGCCGGCGTATTCCTCTTCATAGCCAATCTGTTTTCTTCAATGGGGGGTTTTGAATAA
- the LOC111876670 gene encoding uncharacterized protein LOC111876670: MSPSLSFSVNRSPKFSFQGEVKKHGNSLFNANPNHLKFSFREKPVSTTLTPHAVATEIPTHWYNIIADLPIKPPPFLHPKTFAPLQPQDLSHLFPDELIKQEASNERFIVIPDEVIDVYRLWRPTPLIRAKRLEKLLDTPARIYYKYEGVSPAGSHKPNTAVPQVWYNAQQGVKNVVTETGAGQWGCSLAFASSLFGLNCEVWQVRASYDQKPYRKLMMQTWGAKVHPSPSSITESGRRILEMDPLSPGSLGIAISEAVEVAGLNQDTKYCLGSVLNHVLLHQTVIGEECIKQMEDLGETPDVIIGCTGGGSNFAGLCFPFIRERLKGKINPVIRAVEPTACPSLTKGVYAYDYGDTAQLTPLMKMHTLGHDFIPDPIHSGGLRYHGMAPLISHIYELGFMEAIAIPQIECFRGAIQFARSEGLIPAPEPTHAIAAAIREALHCKESGESKVILMAMCGHGHFDLPAYEKYLQGAMVDLSFSEDKMQASLANIPHLT, encoded by the exons TCGAGAAAAACCAGTATCAACGACACTTACTCCACATGCTGTCGCAACAGAAATCCCTACGCATTGGTATAATATCATCGCCGACCTCCCCATCAAACCTCCCCCATTTCTGCATCCAAAGACGTTTGCACCATTGCAACCGCAAGACCTATCTCATCTTTTTCCCGATGAACTGATTAAGCAGGAGGCAAGCAATGAACGATTCATTGTGATTCCTGATGAAGTTATCGATGTTTACAGGCTTTGGCGCCCTACCCCTCTTATCAG AGCCAAGAGATTGGAGAAACTACTTGATACACCCGCAAGAATTTATTACAAATATGAAGGTGTAAGTCCAGCCGGTTCACACAAACCAAACACCGCTGTCCCTCAGGTTTGGTACAATGCACAACAAGGTGTCAAGAACGTTGTCACTGAAACAGGTGCAGGTCAATGGGGGTGTTCTTTAGCGTTTGCTTCCAGCCTATTTGGGCTCAACTGTGAA GTGTGGCAAGTTAGGGCTTCTTATGATCAGAAACCATATCGGAAACTGATGATGCAAACATGGGGAGCTAAAGTTCATCCCTCTCCTTCAAGCATCACGGAGTCAGGCCGGAGAATCCTTGAAATGGATCCGTTAAGTCCAGGGAGCTTGGGGATTGCCATTTCAGAGGCTGTGGAGGTTGCAGGTCTTAACCAAGATACCAAGTATTGCTTAGGAAGTGTTCTGAATCATGTTTTGTTACATCAGACTGTTATTGGGGAAGAATGTATTAAGCAGATGGAGGATTTAGGGGAGACTCCTGACGTCATCATTGGTTGTACGGGTGGTGGGTCCAATTTTGCAGGGCTCTGTTTCCCTTTTATCCGGGAAAGACTCAAAGGAAAAATCAACCCTGTTATAAGAGCTGTCGAGCCTACTGCTTGCCCTTCATTGACCAAAggtgtttatgcttatgattatgGAGATACTGCTCAATTGACTCCATTGATGAAGATGCATACACTCGGTCATGATTTCATTCCTGACCCTATTCATTCCG GAGGGTTGAGGTATCATGGAATGGCGCCACTGATTTCACACATCTATGAATTAGGTTTCATGGAAGCAATCGCAATTCCACAGATTGAGTGCTTTCGAG GGGCCATACAATTTGCTCGATCAGAAGGACTGATACCAGCACCGGAGCCTACACATGCCATAGCCGCAGCAATACGAGAAGCCCTTCACTGCAAAGAGAGCGGCGAATCAAAAGTGATATTAATGGCAATGTGTGGCCATGGCCATTTTGACCTTCCTGCTTACGAGAAATACTTACAGGGCGCCATGGTTGATTTGTCTTTCTCAGAAGACAAAATGCAAGCTTCTCTCGCCAATATCCCACATTTAACCTAA